The Alcaligenes faecalis sequence CTGCGGCCATAAATGTAGTTTGAGCTGTGTGTGTAGAAGGTACGCAGATCAAAGCGCAGATCGCCCAGATGTTTTTGCAGGCCCAGATCAACCGTATGGCTGGTCTCACGATCCAGATTCGGGTCGCCGCGCTCATAGCTGAGCGTGGCAAAGTGTACGCCTTTGGCGAATAGCTCCTGGGCGGTGGGCAGGCGTTGCGAACGGGAAATGGACAGGCTGGCCGCGTACTCAGGGGCAAAGTCCCAGACAGTACCCAGGGAGAAGGAGGTGGCCGTGCCTTTGCGGCGCTCCAGCGTTTGCGAGTCAGGGGAGACGGTTTGCCATTCCTGACGCGCACCCAGCTCCAGACGCCAATCGTCCCAGTTCACGCTTTCCAAGAGGAACAAGCCATGGCTGCGAGTTCGGGTAGGTGGGATGAAGTTTTCTGTGCCATCGCGGGACGCAAAGTCAGACTGGCTGGTCTGCAGGCCGATCACGCCTTCGAAGGGCCCCCAAGAATCGTGCTCCAGCTCCAGGCGGGTGTCGTAGCCACGATTGGTAAAGCGAGTGCCCGCTATATCACCATCTTTTTCTACGTGCTGGTAGTCGGTGGCACCGGCTCGCAGGCGAGCACGCTTGAAGCCGGGTAAAGGATCGCGCAATTCGCCGCGTATATCGAAGCGCTGGGTGCGCAGGTGAGCCGTGGCCGAGTGATCATGGTCATGATCGTGATTGTGCCCGTGATCGTGGTCATGGCCGTGGTCATGACCATGGCCGCCACAATGCAGGGTGGCACCGTGTGGGTGGCAGTCCTCATATTCATGGCTGTGACCGGGCAGGCCGTAGCTGCCCTCGCGGTAAGAGTAAGCCGCACCTATATAACCACGGTCGCCAATAAAGGACAGACCGATGCTGCCGGTGTCCGTGCTGGAGTCCGAGTCCTTGACCCGGCTGTCAGTCCAGTTGGGGACGCGATAGTCGCGGCTGCGGTGCGAGGCTCCTTCCACATGCAAGGCGATATTGCCTTCACCCGCTGTCATTTCCACTGCGCCGATTCTGCCACGGTCCGCTGTGGAGCCTTGGGCGCGCACCGAGCCTTCAAAACCCTTTTCGGGGATGGCCGTAGGGATTTTGCGGTCCAAGACATTGACGACACCGCCAATGGCACCACCGCCGTAAAGCAGGGCGGATGGGCCGCGCAGTACCTCAATGCGGTCTGCCAGCCAGGTGTCGACTGTGATGGTGTGGTCGGGCGAGATGGCCGAAGCATCCATGACCTCCGCACCATCGCTTAAGACTTTGACGCGGGGAGCGGTCTGGCCGCGAATGACAGGGCGGCTGGCGCCGCTACCGAAGCTGTCTACATGAATGCCGACCTCACCGTCCAGCAACTCACCCAAGGTGCTGCTGCGGCGCAAATCCAGTTTGGGGCCTTGCAGGACCGTGCTGGCGGTGGCCAGTTCTGTTTGTCGCAAGGCCAGGGGGCTGGCGGAGATCCGGATAGGGGCCAGTTCTGGGACAGCTTCTTCAATTTCATTGGCTTGGGCAGAGGCACACAAAATCAGAGCCAGGGCTAGTGGCAGGGGACGGGGTTGGAAACGCATCTCATCTTCCAGTTGATTAATTTTCGATACGTTATAACATAACAATAATTTTTGGGTTTAGTAAAAGAAACCCTTTCAGGCCAAAGGGGCTTGGCTAGGTTGATACAATCGCAGGCCGGCAAGCGTGCAGGCGTTGGCTGGAGCTGATACGTCTTGTGAACTCTGCGGGTGTGATGAAGTAACGGTGGCGATATCGACTATCGCTCTGTTGAGGGGCAGAACAAGGGCCAAGCTGTCACGATGTGGAATAAAAAACCGCCCCGTAGGGCGGCTTGGCTTAGCTGTTGTTCACGGCGGGTGGAATCAGATTGCGCTCGTAGCGATGGACGTAGTCCTCAAAGGACTCCTGGTCTTGCGCTTCGATATCAAGCTGGGCTTGCACAGACTCTTGAGCCTGTTGCTCGAAGGCGGCTTGCTTGGAGGCAGACAAAGGATGGGCCAGCAAGGTTTCGTGATGCTCGCGGCTGCGTTGCAAGGCGTAGTCGTGAAAGCTCAAGCCGGTTTCACGTAACTGGTTTAGTAACTGGGCAGACGGAGTTAGCTCTGGGTTCTCCAGCTTGCGGATTTGGGCTTGTACGGCTTCTGTGTGACCTTGGGTATTCAGGGCCTGATCCAGCATTTGTGCGTAAGGCAGCAAGGATTCCAGAATCTCGTGGCCCCAGTCTTGCAGGCTGACGCTTTCTTTTTGCTGATTGGTCAGCATCAGGCCTGGGCGGCGGCCTTCGCGCACAACAGTGGCAAAGTTGTTTTTGCTGTCCTGGCAGTAGCCACCATCCGGGAAGAAGGGGCTGTCTTGTATGGTACAGAACAGCAGGAACGTATCCAGGAAGCGGCAGGTTTGCTCGGAAATGCCGGTGGGCGATTCTGGGTCGATATCCAGGCAGCGTACTTCGATATATTCCACACCGCGTTGGGCCAGGGCGGTGGCTGGACGTTCGCTGCGCTGCGTTGTGCGCTTGGGGCGAATGCTGGAGTAGTACTCGTTTTCAATCTGCAGAATATGGGTGTTGAGCTGAATCCACTCGCCATCGCGGTGGGTGCCCAGCTTTTCGTAATCCGGCCAAGGGGTCACGGCAGCGTGATACATGCGCATCACAAAGGTGTCCAGGTCGTTGTAGCAAAGCTGAAGCTCGGCTTGGGCTTCCTTGTTGTGATAGCCCAGATCACTCATGCGCAGGCTGGTTGCCCAGGGCATGGTCAGTGTGTCGTCGTCGATCTTGTCCAGATTGTTGCTACGACCTTGCAGGAAGTTCGCATCCAGCACGGGCGAGGCACCAAACAAGTACATCAACAGCCAGGAATAGCGCGTGAAGTTGCGGATCAGTGCCAAATACCCGTTGGATCGCTGGTCTTGCAGATTGTCGCCACAGACGTTTAACAAGGGCCAGATACCATCAGGCAAGGAAAAGTTGTAATGCACCCCGGCAATGCATTGCATGGGTTTGCCATAGCGTTCAGCCAGACCACGGCGGTACACATGCTTGAGCATGCCCGTGTTGGATTTGCCGTACCAGGCAATGGCAATATCTTGTTCGGCGGGCAGCAGCGCAGGCATGGACTGGTTCCAGATTATTTCCTGGTCCAGTTTGCCGGCGACAAAGGTGTGGATGTCGGTCAGTTCTTGCAACACGTCCTCGACCCGGGCTTGCGGTTCGGTGATCAGCTCCAGCAGGGCCTCGGCGTAGTCGGTTGTGATGTGGCCGTTGGTCAGGGCCGACCCAATGGTTTTGGGATGGGGGGTCGCTGCCAATTGGCCCAGCGCATCAACGCGCAGTCCTTCTTTTTCGATGCCGCGCAAGATTCCCTGCAAAATCTCGGGATTCTGTTGCAGGGCAAGGCGACGTTCGTGGCTGGTGTTCATGGTGGTGTTTCCCACTTTCGAAATCGGGTGCAAGATACGGGACTGTTCAAAGGGGCTGGGCCCCGTCTATAAATAGTAGTCCGACCACACTTGCTTTGTTAAGTTGCGCCAAACGGCGTATTGGGCAGGGCGAGTATAAGGCGGCTGTTCAGCCAGCCGATGAAAAGCATGAAACGGGATACGGGATTAGTACCATGACGATCAGGCGCATTATCGCGATACTGGCGGCCTTCTTGACCTTGGCCGCCTGCAGTCCGGAGTTTAACTGGCGCAAGGTTCAGCTTGAACACACTGGCCTGTCGGTCATGTTGCCTGGCAAGCCTACCACCAGTCACCGATTGCTGGATTTCGAGCAGCATCAACTGGATTTTTACCTCACTACCGCGACGGCGGGTGGACAAAGCTATACCGTAGGCCATGTGATTTTGCCCATGGAGCTGCAACAGGACGAGGCTGCCCGCCAACGCCTGTACGAGGCGCTGCACGATTCTTTGCGCGGGAAATTCATACCAGATGGGCAGGTCAGCGAGAAAAGCCAGGTACAACTGCCACCACCAGGTCAGGTGTTTTTCATGACGCGCGATGTGGGGGGCGTAGCCTTGCGCCTGGAGGCCATGATCCGCATGGAGCCAGGCTGGATAGTGCAGGGCTTTGTTATGACGGACTCCGGCAAGGCCCCGGACGCGGCTCAGGCAACGGTTTTCTTTGACGGCTTAGCTCGCTAGCGGGATCGCCGCTGATCAGGCGCTGCTGCAAAGCCAGGGTAATGGCCGCTTGGCGGCTGTAGACCCCAAGCTTGGCGTAGGCGTTCTGGAAGTGAAAGTTGATCGTGCGCTCAGTAATGCCCAGGATGATGCTGATTTCCCAACTGGTTTTGCCATGGGCGGCCCAGTTCAGGCAGGACTGTTCGCGTGAAGTTAAGTGCGTCACGGTAAAGCCATTCCTCATGCATTCGTGGTAAATGTCGGGCCAATGTACTCAAATTTAGCTTAGCTGGCAGACAGATTTACACGAAAATAATGATGTAAATCAAAGCACTGTATTTTTTCTGACGTTACCTTTGCCCAGAGTTCTGAATCGATCCCGGCTGGTCGATTTGGACGCCGCGCTGCAGCGATGCTAGAATTTTGCCTTATACGTTTTGCGCCGATTTGCCTGATCCGCTTGCGGGCGCTCCATAAATCCAGCTAAAGAGGTCCTGATGGCCACTGATTCCGTCCCTCGCGCCGATACTGGCGCCCTTAGCCCATCCTGCGGATTGATCCCCGAAGGTTCCGTGGGCCCTGTACAAGCCGAACTCATCGCCTTTGACGAACCTCTGCACCTGCGCAGCGGGCAAGTGCTGCCCAGCTACGAGCTGGCAGTCGAAACCTACGGCACCCTTAACGATGAACGCAGCAATGCGGTATTGGTGTGCCATGCACTCAATGCCTCGCACCACGTTGCCGGTTATTACGACGATGATCCCAAAAGCATAGGCTGGTGGGACAATATGGTCGGCCCCGGCAAAGCGGTGGATACCGATCGCTTTTTCGTCATTGGCGTCAACAATATTGGCTCCTGCTTTGGTTCTACCGGCCCGTCCAGCATCAATCCCGCCACAGGCAAACCGTGGGGCTCCGAGTTTCCTGTTCTGACGGTGGAAGACTGGGTTCGTGCCCAGGCCCGTTTGGCGGATTACTTTGGCATTCGCAAGTTTGCGGCCGTCATGGGGGGCTCTTTGGGTGGCATGCAGGCCCTGAGCTGGGCCATTAGTTGCCCCGAGCGTGTGGAGAACTGTGTGGTTATTGCCAGCACCTCGCGCCTGTCGGCCCAGAACATTGCCTTTAACGAAGTGGCCCGCAGCGCCATTTTGTCCGACCCGCAGTTTCACGGTGGTAATTACTACGAGCATGGTGTGGTGCCTAAAGCGGGTCTGGGTGTTGCCCGCATGGTGGGCCACATCACTTATTTGTCTGATACCGTGATGGCCGAAAAATTTGGCCGTAATCAGCGTGCGCCAGCTCAAGGCGGCGAATATCACTACAACTATGGCGTGGAATTCGAGGTCGAATCCTATTTGCGCTATCAAGGCGAGAAATTCTCGCGTTACTTTGACGCCAATACCTACCTGATTATCACTCGTGCGCTGGATTACTTTGACCCTTCGCGCCAGTCTCAGGGGGACCTGGTCAAGGCACTGGAAAAGGTGCTGGCCAAGTTCTTGTTGGTGTCCTTCACCACGGACTGGCGTTTCTCGCCCGAGTGTTCGCGTGAAATCGTGCAGGCTTTGCTGCGCAACCAGCGTCAGGTCACTTATGCTGAAATCGATGCCCCGCACGGGCACGACGCTTTCTTGCTGGAAGACCCTCGTTATCATGCCGTGGTGCAGGGGTACTATGACCAGATCGCCGCTAATTTGGGCTTGCCTGCGCGCACGCGCACAACAGGGGTGCTGGCTGAATGACTAAGCTGCAAACACAGGTGGATGCCGCCATGTTAAGACCGGATTTGCTGCGCATTGCGCAGTGGATTGAGCCAGGTTCGCGTGTGCTGGATCTGGGCTGTAACGATGGCACCTTGCTGGCGCATCTTCGTGATACGCGCCAGGTCGTCGGCACGGGCGTAGAGTTGAACGACCAGTTCGTGATCGCTTCGGTGCGTCGCGGCGTCAATGTCATTCAGCAGGACTTGGAAGAAGGTCTGGCGTTATTTAGCGACCAGCAGTTTGATACCGTTGTGCTGTCCAAAACCTTGCAATCCATGCACCATACCGAGCACATCCTGCGCGAGATGGCGCGGGTGGCGCGGTATGGTATCGTCTCGTTTCCCAATTTCGGTTATTGGCCGCATGGCTGGAGCATTTTGCGCGGACGCATGCCGGTTACCGGCGAAATGCCTTATCAGTGGTACAACACGCCCAACATCCATTTGTGCACCATGAAAGACTTTCAGGATCTGGCCCAGGCGGTGGGTGTACGTATTCTTGATCGTGCTGCATTCAATGGTCGCGATACGGTGCGCTTTTTGCCGGGCTGGCGCAGTACCTTGGCGATGTATCGTTTTGAGTCCCCCCATTTTCTTGCTGCTCAGCGTTAATAAGGTCTGACGTGTCACGTGTCTATACCAGTCCCCGAGTCTTGCCTTTGCTGATTCTGGGGTTTGCCAGCGGCCTGCCCCTGGCCCTGGTTTCAGGCACTTTGCAGGCCTGGGCAACGGTTGAAAATGTTTCGCTGACCGAGATTGGTTTCCTGACCCTGGTTGGCTCGGCTTATACGCTGAAATTTCTGTGGGCCCCCCTGATTGACCGCTACGCGCCGCCTTTTATGGGGCGCAGACGTGGCTGGATTCTGCTGACTCAGTTGTTGTTGGCCGCCTCGATTGCGGCCATGGGCTTGTTTTCCCCCTCGGTAAATCTGACCGCACTGGCTTTGCTGGCCGTGTGGGTGGCCTTTTTGTCAGCGACACAGGACATTGCCTTTGATGCCTATTGCACCGATGTGCTGCAAGCGCAGGAACGGGCAGCAGGGGCAGCGGTCAAGGTTATGGGCTACCGCATCGCCATGATTGTGTCCGGCGGTTTGGCTCTGATTCTGGCTGATCGCTGGTTGGGCTGGTCCAACACCTATTTCCTGATGGGCGGCTTCATGGCACTGTGTGCGCTGGTGACCTTGATTTCGCCGGATCCACAGGAGCAGAGCCGCCCGCCGCGCAATTTGTCCGAAGCCGTGGTTGCGCCTTTGGCCGATTTTTTCTCGCGTCCTGGCGCCTGGAGCATTCTGGCCCTGATCGTGCTCTATAAGCTGGGTGATGCCTTTGCGGGTGCCTTGTCCACCACCTTTCTGATTCGCGCGGCCGGTTTTACCTTGTCCGAGGTCGGCACCATCAATAAGGTGTTTGGCCTGGCAGCCACCGTGGTGGGGGCCTTGATGGGCGGGGCGATCATGGCCCGTCTGGGTCTGTATCGTGCCTTGATGATTTTTGGTGTGTTGCAGGCCGTCTCCAACCTGGGTTATTGGTTGATTGCGATTGAAACTGCGCCATCCATGTGGCTGATGGGCATGGTGGTTGGTCTGGAAAATCTGTGCGGCGGCCTGGGGACAGCGGCCTTTGTGGCTTTGCTGATGGCCCTGTGTAATCGGACGTACTCGGCCACCCAATTTGCGCTGCTGTCGGCTTTGTCGGCAGTGGGGCGTACGTATCTGGCAGGGCCTTTGACACCTGTGCTGGTCCAATCCCTGGGCTGGCCGGGCTTTTTTATTTGTACCGTTTTTATTGCTGTGCCTGGCTTGCTGATGCTGCGTTGTTATCGGGGTCTTCTTCAACAGCTTGATGCTTAAAAAATATCATGCTCTTACTTGTTCTCTACATTATTGCCATCACCGCTGAAGCCATGACCGCGGCGCTGGCCGCTGGCCGACGCGACATGGACTGGGTGGGGGTCTGTACCATCGCCTGTGTCACCGCCCTGGGCGGCGGCTCGGTGCGGGACGTGCTTCTGGGGCATTACCCGCTGACCTGGGTACAGCACCCGGAATACCTGTGGATTACGGCGGGTGCGGCCATCCTGACTGCTTTGATCGCTCCGATCATGCGGCGCTTGCACAGCTTGTTCCTGCTGCTCGACGCCATGGGACTGGTGGTCTTTACCGTGATTGGCTGCCAGATTGCGCTGGAGATGAAGCTACCGATTACGGTGGTGCTGCTCAGCGGCATGATCACCGGTTGTGCCGGTGGTGTTCTGCGCGACATCTTGTGCAATGACATCCCCTTGCTGCTACGCAAGGAGATGTATGCCAGCGTCTCCATGCTGACCGGCGCTTTGTATTTGGGTGCCCAGCATCTGGATTGGAACCCGTATGTGACCCTGTTGGGCCCGATGATTATCGGCCTGGGTTTCCGTATGCTGGCTTTGCACCGCAATTGGCAGATGCCCCGTTTCGTCTATCGGGACGAGTGGCGCTAGAGCCAGCCTGCTTTGCCTTGTCAGGCCACGCCTAAGCAGCGCAGGACTATAGGAACAAAGGGCACCAGAACCGCTGTCATGATGCCGTTCAGGCTCAGACCAATGGCGGAGAAAGCCCCAATCGTTTCGTGAACCTGCAAGGCACGGGCGGTGCCGATGGCGTGCGCGGTCACGCCCACTGCAAAGCCGCGGGCTTCGGGTCGATCAATACGCAGCAAGTTCAGCAGCGGGCGCGCCATGATGGTGCCCGCAATCCCGGTAATGGCAACCGCCACAGCAGCCAAGGAAGGCTGACCGTCAAATTGTTCTGCCAAGGCCATGGCAATCGGCATGGTGGCCGAGCGTGGGGCAACCGACATGATGGTTTCAATTGATCCGCCCAAAGCCCAGGCAATCAGGACCGTGCTGAAAATAGCGGTAACCGAGCCAATCAGCAGGGCAATGGTCAGCGGCTTCCAGATCTTGCGCAACTGACGCAGCTGGCTATAGAGCGGTACGGCCAGAGCCACCGTGGCTGGCCCAATCAGGAAGTGAATGAACTTGGCCCCTTCAAAATAGACGGGGTAGGGCGTGCGCGTCAGCAAGAGCAGGGACACAATCACAAGAACCGAGACCAGAATCGGTAGCAAAAAGGGGCTGCTGCCTGATTTGCGGTACATCCAGACCGAGCCTGCGTAGACCGAGCAGGTCAAGGTCAGCCACAACAGGGGCGAACTGGACAGAAAGACCCAGATTTCAAAAAGTCCGTCCGTCATTATTCTTCTTCCTGGCGGTTTTTAAGCAGGCGATTGAGCACCACGGCGGTGACCACCATGGTGATGACGGTGCCGCCCAAAGTGGCGATCAAGAAGGGCTGCCACTCCTTGGCGACTCGATCAAAATACAACATCACGCCGGTTACGGCGGGGATGAACAGCAGCATCAAGTTCTGCAGCATGACACTGGCTGTGCGCTCTAAAGAGGTTGGTACGCCGCCACGAATCAGCAAGGCAGCGGCCAGAAGCAGCATGCCTGCCAAAGGCCCTGGCAGCGGCAAAGACAGTGTCTGCACCAGGATTTCGCCTATTAACTGAAAGGCGAAAAGGGCAGTAATCGCGTAGATCATGAGAGAGTCCGTAAAGGCAACGAAAACGCCAGGCAGCAAGCCTGGCGCGGGTAAAGGGTCTGGCTAAGGGTGCTAGTGTGCCATACAAGACAGTCAGGCAATAGGCGTGTTGCTTATAAGGAATTGGCTATGGCAAGTGGTCTGTCTTACTGTTTGGCGGGCCCGGCTTTAGCACCTGCCCATGCTTGCACCTCGATTTCTACGTCAACACCACCGACCAGTTTGGCCTGTACCAAAGAGCGTGCCGGGAAGTGGCTACCCAGGCGTGCTGTATAGGCTTTATTGAATTGATCGTACAAGGCCATATCAGAGAGGTAAACCGTCGCTTTGACGACATGGCTGAGGTCTGCGCCGGCTAGCTTCAGGGTCTCTTCAATTCGGTCCAGCGTGGCATTGGTTTGGTCTTCAATGCTGCCGCGTATGATTTCGCCTTTCTCGTTCAGCGGGATCTGCCCCGACAGGAACAGAAAGTCTCCGGCTTGCACCGCGCGGGAAAAAGGCAGGTCCGAGTCGGCTAGAAAGCGTTTGATCGCTGTCGGTTCTGCCGTTTTTTCAGTATTGGCTGCGTAGGTGGCGGTGCTGGTGCCCAGACCTAGGACAGAGCAAACCAGTAAAGTGTGACGGGCCGAAGCAAAAAAACGCATCAGGATTCTCCTTGGACTCGGGAAATTCAGTGTGCCATATCCAAGACCGGGTAGCGTGAATTTGTGTGAAGGCCCGTCAGTCTGAAGGCCGTTTAGGCGCGATCGCCCAGCCAGGCCTGCACTTCAATTTCTACGTCCACGCTTTTGGCCAGCTTGGCCTCAACCAGGGAGCGGGTAGGCAGAGTGTCGCCAAAGCGTTCGGCATAGACTTTGTTGAAGTCGGCAAACAAGGCCATATCGGATAGCCAGACCGTGGCTTTGACGACATCAGCCAGGGTGGCGTCAGCCAGAGCCAGGCCTTCGATCAGGCGGTCAAACACGGCGTGGGTCTGGTCCTGGATGGAGCCGCGCACCACTTCACCTTGGGCGTCGTAAGGAATCTGGCCGGACAAGAACAGAAAGCCGCCAGCCATGGTGGCACGCGAGAAAGGCAGTGGTAGTGGGCTGGCAATACGGCGGATACCGGACATGGAGTACTCCTGATAGAGGTGGTGGGAAATGTGCACTAGGCAGCAATGCGCGTTTACTCGCGTCTCTTGCCTACAATAAGGCGTCACTATACAACTTCAAATGAGGAGCGAGACGACGTGAGCAAGGAAATTTTGCAACGCCTGGACCAACTAAGCCAGGCCGCGCTGGCCAGCGGTGACTTGTTGCCGGTGCAAGCTCAGGAAGAGCTAATGCATGATCAGGGGCTGACATTTTTTGTGCGTTGGGTATCCACTCTGGCGGCCAAGGATGCCGCCAGCGTCTCGATTCCGGGTGGGCCGCGCGACCCCAACTTCAACCCTTTTCTACCACCTGCTCCGGTATTGACCGTAGACGATGCCAGCAACACGCACAATATTGTGCTGAACAAATTT is a genomic window containing:
- a CDS encoding LrgB family protein; this encodes MTDGLFEIWVFLSSSPLLWLTLTCSVYAGSVWMYRKSGSSPFLLPILVSVLVIVSLLLLTRTPYPVYFEGAKFIHFLIGPATVALAVPLYSQLRQLRKIWKPLTIALLIGSVTAIFSTVLIAWALGGSIETIMSVAPRSATMPIAMALAEQFDGQPSLAAVAVAITGIAGTIMARPLLNLLRIDRPEARGFAVGVTAHAIGTARALQVHETIGAFSAIGLSLNGIMTAVLVPFVPIVLRCLGVA
- a CDS encoding trimeric intracellular cation channel family protein, with amino-acid sequence MLLLVLYIIAITAEAMTAALAAGRRDMDWVGVCTIACVTALGGGSVRDVLLGHYPLTWVQHPEYLWITAGAAILTALIAPIMRRLHSLFLLLDAMGLVVFTVIGCQIALEMKLPITVVLLSGMITGCAGGVLRDILCNDIPLLLRKEMYASVSMLTGALYLGAQHLDWNPYVTLLGPMIIGLGFRMLALHRNWQMPRFVYRDEWR
- a CDS encoding CidA/LrgA family protein gives rise to the protein MIYAITALFAFQLIGEILVQTLSLPLPGPLAGMLLLAAALLIRGGVPTSLERTASVMLQNLMLLFIPAVTGVMLYFDRVAKEWQPFLIATLGGTVITMVVTAVVLNRLLKNRQEEE
- a CDS encoding homoserine O-acetyltransferase → MATDSVPRADTGALSPSCGLIPEGSVGPVQAELIAFDEPLHLRSGQVLPSYELAVETYGTLNDERSNAVLVCHALNASHHVAGYYDDDPKSIGWWDNMVGPGKAVDTDRFFVIGVNNIGSCFGSTGPSSINPATGKPWGSEFPVLTVEDWVRAQARLADYFGIRKFAAVMGGSLGGMQALSWAISCPERVENCVVIASTSRLSAQNIAFNEVARSAILSDPQFHGGNYYEHGVVPKAGLGVARMVGHITYLSDTVMAEKFGRNQRAPAQGGEYHYNYGVEFEVESYLRYQGEKFSRYFDANTYLIITRALDYFDPSRQSQGDLVKALEKVLAKFLLVSFTTDWRFSPECSREIVQALLRNQRQVTYAEIDAPHGHDAFLLEDPRYHAVVQGYYDQIAANLGLPARTRTTGVLAE
- the metW gene encoding methionine biosynthesis protein MetW — its product is MTKLQTQVDAAMLRPDLLRIAQWIEPGSRVLDLGCNDGTLLAHLRDTRQVVGTGVELNDQFVIASVRRGVNVIQQDLEEGLALFSDQQFDTVVLSKTLQSMHHTEHILREMARVARYGIVSFPNFGYWPHGWSILRGRMPVTGEMPYQWYNTPNIHLCTMKDFQDLAQAVGVRILDRAAFNGRDTVRFLPGWRSTLAMYRFESPHFLAAQR
- the gshA gene encoding glutamate--cysteine ligase, which gives rise to MNTSHERRLALQQNPEILQGILRGIEKEGLRVDALGQLAATPHPKTIGSALTNGHITTDYAEALLELITEPQARVEDVLQELTDIHTFVAGKLDQEIIWNQSMPALLPAEQDIAIAWYGKSNTGMLKHVYRRGLAERYGKPMQCIAGVHYNFSLPDGIWPLLNVCGDNLQDQRSNGYLALIRNFTRYSWLLMYLFGASPVLDANFLQGRSNNLDKIDDDTLTMPWATSLRMSDLGYHNKEAQAELQLCYNDLDTFVMRMYHAAVTPWPDYEKLGTHRDGEWIQLNTHILQIENEYYSSIRPKRTTQRSERPATALAQRGVEYIEVRCLDIDPESPTGISEQTCRFLDTFLLFCTIQDSPFFPDGGYCQDSKNNFATVVREGRRPGLMLTNQQKESVSLQDWGHEILESLLPYAQMLDQALNTQGHTEAVQAQIRKLENPELTPSAQLLNQLRETGLSFHDYALQRSREHHETLLAHPLSASKQAAFEQQAQESVQAQLDIEAQDQESFEDYVHRYERNLIPPAVNNS
- a CDS encoding RidA family protein, with translation MSGIRRIASPLPLPFSRATMAGGFLFLSGQIPYDAQGEVVRGSIQDQTHAVFDRLIEGLALADATLADVVKATVWLSDMALFADFNKVYAERFGDTLPTRSLVEAKLAKSVDVEIEVQAWLGDRA
- a CDS encoding muropeptide transporter, producing the protein MPLLILGFASGLPLALVSGTLQAWATVENVSLTEIGFLTLVGSAYTLKFLWAPLIDRYAPPFMGRRRGWILLTQLLLAASIAAMGLFSPSVNLTALALLAVWVAFLSATQDIAFDAYCTDVLQAQERAAGAAVKVMGYRIAMIVSGGLALILADRWLGWSNTYFLMGGFMALCALVTLISPDPQEQSRPPRNLSEAVVAPLADFFSRPGAWSILALIVLYKLGDAFAGALSTTFLIRAAGFTLSEVGTINKVFGLAATVVGALMGGAIMARLGLYRALMIFGVLQAVSNLGYWLIAIETAPSMWLMGMVVGLENLCGGLGTAAFVALLMALCNRTYSATQFALLSALSAVGRTYLAGPLTPVLVQSLGWPGFFICTVFIAVPGLLMLRCYRGLLQQLDA
- a CDS encoding TonB-dependent receptor domain-containing protein → MRFQPRPLPLALALILCASAQANEIEEAVPELAPIRISASPLALRQTELATASTVLQGPKLDLRRSSTLGELLDGEVGIHVDSFGSGASRPVIRGQTAPRVKVLSDGAEVMDASAISPDHTITVDTWLADRIEVLRGPSALLYGGGAIGGVVNVLDRKIPTAIPEKGFEGSVRAQGSTADRGRIGAVEMTAGEGNIALHVEGASHRSRDYRVPNWTDSRVKDSDSSTDTGSIGLSFIGDRGYIGAAYSYREGSYGLPGHSHEYEDCHPHGATLHCGGHGHDHGHDHDHGHNHDHDHDHSATAHLRTQRFDIRGELRDPLPGFKRARLRAGATDYQHVEKDGDIAGTRFTNRGYDTRLELEHDSWGPFEGVIGLQTSQSDFASRDGTENFIPPTRTRSHGLFLLESVNWDDWRLELGARQEWQTVSPDSQTLERRKGTATSFSLGTVWDFAPEYAASLSISRSQRLPTAQELFAKGVHFATLSYERGDPNLDRETSHTVDLGLQKHLGDLRFDLRTFYTHSSNYIYGRSLDRHEDFQLIQYSQDKAQFWGLEAEASYPVTSWASVSVYGDLVRGKLQDPGRNLPRMPAARLGIRTDLNWQNWSGFVGYTHTFAQNRVAEHEEGSPSYGLLSMGLSYRLHMDQNTYTLYLRGNNLLNKLAYRHTSFIARQAPLMGRNILAGIQVEF
- a CDS encoding RidA family protein, which gives rise to MRFFASARHTLLVCSVLGLGTSTATYAANTEKTAEPTAIKRFLADSDLPFSRAVQAGDFLFLSGQIPLNEKGEIIRGSIEDQTNATLDRIEETLKLAGADLSHVVKATVYLSDMALYDQFNKAYTARLGSHFPARSLVQAKLVGGVDVEIEVQAWAGAKAGPAKQ
- a CDS encoding helix-turn-helix transcriptional regulator produces the protein MTHLTSREQSCLNWAAHGKTSWEISIILGITERTINFHFQNAYAKLGVYSRQAAITLALQQRLISGDPASELSRQRKPLPEPRPGPCRSPS